The DNA segment TCAAAATCATAGTCATTGTTAAAACCTTCTTTATCCTCATAATTATATATTTTTTCTTCTGCTTCTGATTGTGTAATATCATAAGTAAGATCTACTAAAAAATTCTTATACTCTATTCCTACACCTATTCCATAATATATTTTATCTTTCATTTTTGAATTATATTCTTCTACCAATTTTCCTGAATACATATTATTTAATTTAACATTTGTATCCCCTGAATTTATTGAGTATCCTAAGTTAGCTTTCACATATGGTGTTATAGATGTAAAATTTCTGAAATTGTATCTTGCTGTAATATATACAGGAATGCTGTTTAAACTATCTGAATCATAACTGTAATCAATATTTTCAGAATATACTCTTCTGTTTCCTGGCTGATCCATATCACTTTTTCTATACTCTAATCCTGCACCTATTTGAAAGTTAGTTAGTATTTCCCTTCT comes from the Sebaldella termitidis ATCC 33386 genome and includes:
- a CDS encoding outer membrane beta-barrel protein, translated to MKKILLIIGLIGSLSFAGQNVIEIRGGYDLSSTTSFDKDIYSEYDLDKFVENGFHFGVEYRREILTNFQIGAGLEYRKSDMDQPGNRRVYSENIDYSYDSDSLNSIPVYITARYNFRNFTSITPYVKANLGYSINSGDTNVKLNNMYSGKLVEEYNSKMKDKIYYGIGVGIEYKNFLVDLTYDITQSEAEEKIYNYEDKEGFNNDYDFDIKKLTLSFGYQFNF